In a genomic window of Methanosarcina horonobensis HB-1 = JCM 15518:
- a CDS encoding alpha/beta hydrolase family protein: protein MNKKVVVCLLLLFVITVGSGCVSEPITSDENANNSMDLEEIEGLWLGILQVQGGMELRLLFNVSISPDGSVNATMDSLDQGVKGIPVEAVTYKDGNLHLGVKSIRGAFDGTLKEDGKTIEGEWKQSELTLPLVLSRINETPDTRKEQDPVKPYPYDEEEVTYENEEAGVKLAGTLTLPHSEGPFPAVILISGSGQQNRDEEILGHRPFLVLSDYLTRRGTAVLRVDDRGVGGSTGNFSQATTEDFAGDVLAGIEYLKSREELDPTRIGLIGHSEGGLIAPIVAVQSHDIAFIVMMAGPGIPGEEILYLQSDLISRAEGVDNETISRNEALMRSMYSVIKKEQNNTIAEEKLRKLLADELANMSEEEKQSSGYSEADLDAQVNAQVQALVSPWMRFFLTYDPSPTLMQVKCPVLAINGEKDLQVPPDENLQAIEKALKAGGNSDYTVKELPGLNHLFQTAETGSPSEYAKINETISPSALELIGNWISEHTADMENKQ, encoded by the coding sequence ATGAATAAAAAAGTTGTAGTTTGTTTGCTCCTACTGTTTGTTATAACAGTTGGCTCCGGATGTGTATCTGAGCCGATTACGTCTGATGAAAATGCTAACAATAGTATGGACCTTGAAGAAATAGAAGGGCTCTGGCTTGGCATCCTTCAGGTTCAGGGCGGAATGGAACTGAGGCTTTTATTCAACGTTTCTATCAGCCCTGACGGCTCTGTCAATGCGACGATGGACAGCCTTGACCAGGGAGTAAAAGGGATACCTGTAGAAGCTGTCACTTATAAAGATGGAAATTTGCACCTGGGAGTAAAATCCATAAGGGGTGCTTTTGACGGGACACTCAAAGAAGACGGAAAAACAATCGAAGGCGAATGGAAACAATCAGAATTAACTCTTCCTCTTGTGCTTTCTCGCATTAATGAAACTCCTGACACACGAAAAGAACAGGACCCAGTAAAACCCTATCCTTATGATGAAGAAGAAGTTACTTATGAAAATGAAGAAGCAGGAGTAAAGCTTGCAGGCACGTTAACTCTTCCGCATTCTGAAGGTCCTTTTCCGGCAGTAATTCTCATAAGCGGTTCAGGCCAGCAAAACCGCGACGAAGAAATCCTGGGACATCGTCCCTTCCTTGTACTTTCGGATTATCTGACCCGGCGGGGTACTGCCGTGCTCCGGGTCGATGACCGGGGTGTGGGAGGATCGACCGGAAACTTTTCGCAGGCCACTACCGAAGATTTCGCAGGAGATGTGCTCGCCGGAATTGAGTACCTGAAAAGCCGTGAAGAGCTAGACCCTACCCGCATTGGCCTGATAGGACACAGTGAAGGGGGCTTAATTGCTCCAATAGTAGCGGTACAGTCTCATGATATTGCATTCATAGTGATGATGGCAGGCCCGGGTATCCCCGGAGAAGAAATCCTGTACCTACAGAGTGACCTTATTTCCAGGGCAGAAGGAGTAGACAATGAGACTATCTCCCGGAATGAAGCTCTTATGAGAAGTATGTATTCCGTGATCAAAAAGGAACAGAACAATACAATCGCAGAAGAGAAGCTTCGTAAACTTCTGGCAGATGAGCTGGCAAATATGAGCGAAGAAGAAAAACAGAGTTCCGGCTACTCTGAAGCTGACCTGGACGCTCAGGTTAACGCTCAGGTTCAGGCTCTGGTTTCGCCCTGGATGCGCTTTTTCCTGACATACGACCCCAGTCCGACTTTAATGCAGGTGAAATGCCCGGTTCTTGCTATAAACGGCGAAAAAGACCTTCAGGTGCCTCCTGATGAAAACCTGCAGGCAATAGAAAAAGCCCTTAAAGCAGGAGGCAACAGCGACTATACTGTAAAAGAACTGCCAGGCCTCAACCACTTATTCCAGACTGCAGAAACAGGATCACCATCAGAATATGCAAAAATTAATGAAACTATTTCTCCATCTGCTCTGGAACTGATAGGGAACTGGATTTCTGAACATACAGCTGACATGGAAAACAAGCAATGA
- a CDS encoding DUF3160 domain-containing protein codes for MKYEIRLVVTYLVLLILIVSLAGGCLEQSSGLSRENGTEAIEEVDSNRSPSTGRSPSTGHLKTEAVNLSGFETGNPALVGNYRLEALDIELKAPQYDLPLQESDISNYGEFSQKFLTDDTALEKLKENGFVVISNPYNPKEEDITAMYNRLGNEGQLIFITSDTLLHLYHVQFDDSMSRIEQEELYVLLWELDKALLNASVSDYNSASGEEKEAAKRNTAYFSVALSLLQPEEEQIKEIEDPYDPEAGTYFDLAAKEKYQFEIPAFVKDEVNAELALIEAHEGFALSPIFHYKEDYSQYVPRGHYTHSEILKNYFKAFMWHGRMSMLLKGKLIEAEDPEKEARIQTIQANLTTSRLEDDPDLLMKWDRIYAVTAFYVGISDDLGPYEYMEAMETVFGNGSRNFNTTTMEELKIELAGYRSPEIYGGTGSGTHEPVIIAEQADELLEDTKGFRFMGQRFIPDSYIFFRLSGPYTKEYTGNQEQMPFTYIDSEYGNNRGFPRGLDAMALLGSERAVYWLDELNDSSYKNYSLRYGELDSEFSNFSAADWNRNLYWSWLYSLQPLLKGYGAGYPTFMQTDAWQDKELSTSLASWTELRHDTILYAKQLYVIETSLPIFGDKTVGYVEPVPEFYNRLLALTRMTANGLEELNALDEDTGRNFENLENNLEKLIEISKKELENEELTEEDKYYIFKFGEIIKMSVDVDEEARKTTLVADVHTEPNNKLVLEEGTGYVDMAIVAYKVPDGRVFLAAGPVMSHYEFKQPMEERLTDEKWREMLEANPPERPEWVSTYRA; via the coding sequence ATGAAGTACGAAATCAGGCTAGTTGTAACTTATTTAGTTCTCTTAATCCTCATAGTCTCCCTTGCAGGAGGATGCCTTGAGCAAAGTTCCGGATTAAGCAGGGAGAACGGTACTGAAGCGATAGAAGAAGTTGACAGTAATAGAAGCCCTTCAACTGGTAGAAGCCCTTCAACTGGTCATCTGAAAACCGAAGCAGTAAATCTTTCCGGTTTTGAAACAGGAAATCCGGCTCTTGTGGGGAACTACAGGCTTGAAGCTCTTGATATAGAGCTGAAAGCTCCCCAGTACGACCTGCCCCTGCAGGAATCAGATATTTCAAATTACGGTGAGTTTTCTCAAAAATTTTTGACAGATGATACAGCTCTGGAAAAGCTGAAAGAAAACGGATTTGTGGTAATTTCCAACCCTTACAACCCAAAGGAAGAAGATATAACTGCTATGTATAATAGGCTTGGAAACGAAGGACAGCTGATTTTCATAACTTCGGATACACTTCTCCACCTTTACCATGTCCAGTTTGATGACAGCATGAGTCGGATCGAGCAAGAAGAGTTGTATGTCCTCCTGTGGGAACTTGATAAGGCTCTGCTTAATGCATCTGTAAGTGATTATAATAGCGCATCAGGAGAAGAAAAAGAAGCTGCAAAAAGGAACACTGCTTACTTTTCAGTTGCATTGAGCCTTCTCCAGCCCGAAGAAGAACAGATAAAAGAGATTGAGGATCCTTACGATCCTGAAGCAGGAACATACTTTGACCTTGCAGCAAAGGAAAAGTATCAGTTTGAGATTCCTGCTTTTGTAAAAGATGAAGTCAATGCAGAACTGGCTTTGATAGAAGCTCACGAAGGCTTTGCTCTCTCTCCGATTTTCCATTATAAAGAAGATTATTCTCAGTATGTGCCCAGGGGACACTACACTCACTCGGAAATTCTGAAGAATTACTTCAAAGCTTTTATGTGGCATGGAAGGATGAGTATGCTCCTAAAGGGAAAGCTAATCGAGGCAGAAGACCCTGAAAAAGAAGCTCGCATCCAGACAATCCAGGCAAACCTGACCACTTCCCGGCTCGAAGATGACCCTGATCTCCTCATGAAATGGGACAGGATTTACGCAGTTACTGCTTTTTATGTCGGTATCTCTGACGATCTTGGACCTTATGAATACATGGAGGCAATGGAGACAGTATTCGGAAATGGATCAAGGAATTTTAACACAACGACAATGGAAGAGCTAAAAATTGAACTTGCAGGATACCGGAGTCCGGAGATCTACGGAGGAACGGGAAGCGGAACTCACGAGCCTGTAATAATAGCCGAGCAGGCCGACGAACTCCTTGAGGATACGAAAGGTTTCAGGTTCATGGGGCAGCGTTTTATCCCGGACTCTTACATATTCTTCAGGCTCAGCGGTCCCTATACTAAAGAGTACACAGGAAATCAGGAACAGATGCCTTTTACCTATATAGATTCCGAATACGGAAACAACAGGGGTTTCCCGCGAGGGCTTGATGCGATGGCTCTCCTGGGATCGGAGAGGGCTGTTTACTGGCTTGACGAACTGAACGATTCGAGCTATAAAAATTACAGTCTCAGATACGGAGAACTGGATTCGGAGTTCTCGAACTTCAGTGCAGCCGACTGGAACAGGAACCTTTACTGGTCCTGGCTTTATTCTCTCCAGCCACTCTTAAAAGGTTATGGTGCAGGTTACCCAACCTTCATGCAGACCGATGCCTGGCAAGATAAGGAATTAAGCACTTCTCTGGCTTCCTGGACCGAACTGAGGCATGATACAATTCTCTATGCAAAGCAGCTCTATGTGATAGAGACATCACTTCCTATTTTTGGGGATAAAACCGTAGGATATGTAGAACCTGTGCCTGAATTCTATAACAGGCTGTTAGCCCTTACCCGGATGACCGCAAACGGGCTTGAAGAACTGAATGCTCTTGATGAAGATACGGGAAGAAACTTTGAAAACCTAGAGAATAACCTGGAAAAGCTTATCGAGATTTCCAAAAAGGAACTCGAAAATGAGGAACTAACAGAAGAAGACAAATATTACATATTCAAGTTTGGAGAAATAATCAAAATGAGCGTGGACGTCGACGAAGAAGCCCGGAAAACTACCCTTGTTGCGGATGTCCATACAGAACCAAATAATAAACTTGTGCTTGAGGAAGGGACAGGGTATGTGGACATGGCAATTGTGGCTTACAAGGTTCCTGACGGCAGGGTTTTCCTGGCTGCAGGGCCTGTTATGAGCCATTATGAGTTCAAACAGCCCATGGAAGAACGCCTGACCGATGAAAAATGGAGAGAGATGCTTGAGGCAAACCCACCGGAGAGACCGGAGTGGGTTTCTACATACAGGGCTTAA
- a CDS encoding GDYXXLXY domain-containing protein, with protein sequence MNQRKIFYLTVVFWLLIFSGFILYKEYTLRTGTEVILKTEPVDPRDLFRGDYVVLNYEISTLDLEEIPVEDPYFEYNDRIYLVLELENGYGVPKKIYRNPPDDELYIKGKVKGIEHDWETDGEGIIDETDIEKLTVEYGIESYFVPEGRGKEIESQQWTGRERVDVKVVVDKYGNAVIKSLLIDGKEVET encoded by the coding sequence ATGAATCAAAGGAAAATCTTTTATCTTACTGTAGTTTTCTGGCTCCTGATTTTTTCAGGTTTTATTCTGTATAAAGAGTATACCCTGAGGACCGGAACAGAGGTTATACTTAAAACTGAGCCTGTAGACCCGAGGGATCTTTTCAGGGGAGACTACGTGGTTCTTAACTACGAGATAAGCACCCTGGATCTGGAAGAAATCCCGGTCGAAGATCCTTACTTTGAATATAATGACAGAATATATCTTGTCCTGGAACTTGAAAACGGGTATGGAGTGCCCAAAAAAATTTACAGAAATCCTCCGGATGATGAGCTTTACATCAAAGGCAAGGTAAAAGGAATAGAACATGACTGGGAAACTGATGGAGAGGGCATTATAGACGAAACAGATATTGAAAAACTGACAGTTGAGTACGGTATCGAGAGCTATTTCGTTCCCGAGGGCAGGGGAAAAGAGATAGAAAGTCAACAGTGGACCGGGAGAGAAAGAGTTGATGTAAAGGTTGTTGTTGACAAATACGGAAATGCCGTAATTAAGAGCTTATTGATTGACGGGAAAGAAGTAGAGACTTAA
- a CDS encoding DUF2157 domain-containing protein, with translation MFDDDLIQKWLDEGTINHAQAEKMRADLAEYKKEHRSKKQVIAFSTIGAILIGIGAILFVASNWEKIGNSVKVLLLVGSTIGIHYAGYHFKYENRNYTRLGSALILLSALFFGASLFLIAQIYNINANNSTLVLIWIIGVFPLIYGYMSTPIAGLCSLLFYLWVGLLYTERIDLENLISMKDLYLISGIAVYFAGILNGLVEKARHAEKTFKFMGLQAVLVTLFVHTFEIWQYRVEKIVPVIYAISGILLLAVLLSKPLREKSRSFQADVSISVIALLMAGITLTTIYLPASEKVYMILFNVIFLGLLTLLLYAGYNMEDIGIVSTAMFWFILLIFARYFDFFWELLPRSLFFMLGGFVLLVISIILERKRRELKVQFSGENNDECHSEI, from the coding sequence ATGTTCGATGATGACTTGATCCAGAAATGGCTGGATGAAGGTACAATCAATCACGCCCAGGCTGAAAAGATGCGGGCAGATCTTGCCGAATATAAGAAGGAGCATAGATCAAAAAAGCAGGTCATTGCCTTTTCAACCATAGGGGCAATTTTAATAGGAATTGGAGCCATTCTGTTTGTGGCATCCAACTGGGAGAAAATCGGGAATAGCGTTAAAGTTTTGCTGCTTGTTGGAAGCACAATAGGCATACATTACGCCGGTTATCATTTTAAGTATGAAAACCGGAATTATACCAGGCTTGGTTCTGCCCTGATTTTGCTTTCAGCCCTGTTCTTCGGAGCCAGTCTCTTTTTAATTGCCCAGATTTACAATATTAACGCTAATAACAGTACCCTTGTACTGATCTGGATTATTGGAGTTTTCCCACTGATTTATGGTTACATGTCCACGCCAATAGCCGGACTTTGTTCCTTACTTTTTTACCTCTGGGTCGGCCTTCTCTACACGGAAAGAATCGACCTGGAGAATTTAATCAGCATGAAAGACCTCTACCTCATATCAGGTATTGCTGTCTATTTTGCCGGAATTCTAAACGGGCTCGTAGAGAAAGCAAGACACGCTGAAAAGACTTTTAAGTTCATGGGATTGCAGGCTGTACTTGTTACCTTATTCGTACATACTTTCGAGATCTGGCAGTATAGAGTTGAAAAAATAGTCCCTGTGATTTACGCCATTTCAGGAATCCTCCTTCTGGCAGTCCTGCTTTCAAAACCACTGCGTGAAAAGTCCAGAAGTTTCCAGGCAGATGTAAGCATATCCGTTATTGCGCTGTTGATGGCAGGAATCACTCTTACAACAATATACCTTCCTGCTTCGGAAAAAGTTTATATGATTCTGTTCAACGTGATCTTCCTTGGACTTTTGACTCTGCTTCTTTACGCCGGATATAACATGGAAGATATAGGGATAGTAAGTACTGCAATGTTCTGGTTTATCCTGCTTATTTTTGCGAGATATTTCGATTTCTTCTGGGAACTACTTCCAAGGTCGCTCTTTTTCATGCTTGGAGGTTTTGTCCTGCTGGTCATAAGTATTATTCTGGAAAGAAAAAGAAGAGAATTAAAGGTTCAATTTTCCGGGGAGAATAATGATGAGTGCCATTCTGAGATTTGA
- a CDS encoding MarR family winged helix-turn-helix transcriptional regulator gives MEDPREICGPIAHIYRSHMAYMAKELEAYGIGSGQFDFLMVLYRKDGISQETLAKILKVSKATSTRAIQSLEKEGYVYRQKDENDLRAYRVYLTEKGKEIRGVVLEKLISFVDTLLSDFTSEEKEIFRLLVRKASLKLCEPGFGPECQDGRTKCNKNEKEA, from the coding sequence ATGGAAGACCCAAGAGAGATCTGCGGCCCGATCGCCCACATCTACCGAAGCCACATGGCATATATGGCAAAGGAACTCGAAGCTTACGGGATTGGGAGCGGGCAATTTGATTTCCTTATGGTTCTGTACCGGAAGGATGGCATTTCTCAGGAAACCCTTGCAAAAATATTAAAAGTAAGCAAAGCAACAAGCACCAGGGCGATCCAGAGCCTGGAAAAAGAGGGGTATGTGTACAGGCAAAAGGACGAAAACGACCTTCGGGCTTACAGGGTTTACCTGACTGAAAAAGGAAAAGAAATAAGAGGCGTGGTCCTTGAAAAACTGATTTCTTTTGTTGATACTCTCCTTTCAGATTTCACATCGGAAGAAAAAGAAATTTTCAGGCTGCTGGTCCGCAAGGCTTCACTTAAGCTCTGCGAGCCCGGATTCGGACCTGAATGTCAGGATGGCAGAACGAAGTGTAATAAAAACGAGAAGGAAGCATAA
- a CDS encoding MATE family efflux transporter yields the protein MEEKSEFLGKESIGKLLFKLSTPVIIGMLVQALYNVVDTLFVGRAYGTESVQAIGGLSIAFPVQMIIMAFGIVLGTGGSSIISRALGAREKEKAEKTLGNVFSLSLILSVLIAVPCLLYLDGILEVFGATPGILPYAMEYLGYIIAGGIFFVFGVAVQHIVRAEGNARLAMNAMLIGAGINIVLDPFFIFGFGMGVQGAAIATVLSQAVSSVWLLQYCLKGKGAVHFKSRYLKPNLDIIKEIGAIGVGSFVMQASSSLMMIFVYNALATYGGDVAIAVFGIIIKVNSFIFLPLLGMSFGLQPIVGYNYGAKQFGRIAEAVKLALMSTTTFGLLGLLIIHLFTEQILGLFSADPQYLSVGKHAIKIMLLGMPLIGLNVVAMTLFQALGKARPSFILSLSRQILFLIPLIVILPRFYELDGIWAAYPISDILSFMLSTFLILRVYRTFKERPGPSGVGAGTELAVSSGLE from the coding sequence ATGGAAGAAAAAAGTGAATTTCTGGGAAAAGAGAGTATAGGAAAGCTCCTGTTCAAGCTTTCGACTCCTGTAATTATCGGGATGCTCGTACAGGCTCTCTATAATGTTGTGGACACGCTTTTCGTAGGAAGGGCATATGGAACGGAAAGTGTCCAGGCTATAGGCGGGCTTTCGATAGCTTTCCCAGTCCAGATGATAATTATGGCTTTTGGAATTGTTCTCGGCACAGGGGGCTCTTCCATTATCTCACGTGCCCTTGGAGCACGAGAAAAAGAAAAAGCCGAGAAGACTCTTGGGAACGTTTTTTCCCTGAGCCTGATCCTCAGCGTACTTATTGCCGTTCCCTGCCTCCTTTACCTGGATGGCATTCTGGAGGTCTTCGGAGCTACTCCCGGAATCCTGCCCTATGCTATGGAATATCTTGGGTATATAATTGCAGGAGGGATTTTCTTTGTTTTCGGAGTAGCTGTTCAGCATATCGTCAGGGCCGAAGGGAACGCCCGCCTTGCCATGAATGCAATGCTGATAGGCGCGGGCATCAACATTGTCCTTGACCCGTTTTTTATCTTCGGCTTTGGAATGGGCGTGCAGGGAGCTGCGATTGCAACCGTGCTATCCCAGGCAGTAAGTTCGGTCTGGCTTCTGCAGTACTGCCTTAAAGGAAAAGGAGCCGTACACTTTAAATCCAGATACCTGAAACCTAACCTGGACATTATAAAAGAAATAGGGGCTATAGGGGTCGGGTCTTTTGTTATGCAGGCGTCGAGCAGTCTCATGATGATCTTTGTATATAATGCCCTTGCAACCTATGGAGGAGATGTCGCAATCGCTGTTTTTGGAATTATTATCAAAGTTAACTCCTTTATTTTCCTGCCTCTCCTGGGCATGTCCTTTGGCCTGCAGCCGATTGTAGGGTATAATTACGGGGCAAAGCAATTCGGGAGGATAGCCGAAGCCGTAAAATTGGCTCTTATGTCGACAACGACCTTCGGACTCCTCGGCTTGCTTATTATTCATCTCTTCACGGAGCAGATCCTCGGGCTTTTCAGTGCCGATCCGCAATACCTGTCTGTCGGGAAACACGCTATAAAGATCATGCTCCTGGGAATGCCTTTGATAGGCTTGAACGTAGTCGCAATGACACTTTTCCAGGCCCTTGGGAAGGCGAGACCCTCTTTCATCCTTTCCCTCAGCAGGCAAATCTTATTCCTGATCCCGCTTATTGTTATCCTTCCGCGTTTTTATGAACTGGATGGAATCTGGGCGGCTTATCCGATTTCGGACATTCTATCATTTATGCTCTCGACATTTCTGATCCTTAGAGTATACAGAACTTTTAAAGAACGTCCAGGTCCTTCAGGAGTTGGTGCGGGGACAGAATTAGCAGTTTCCAGCGGGCTCGAGTAA
- a CDS encoding D-aminoacyl-tRNA deacylase: MTDMNPENESNSRITIICSAPDLASQNIKTHLLNLREWKDLKLPLESGFSAARESADGRFRLVDIEEIHVFQDGLDRKLEASGFPASLIIFASKHRSKEEINSLTVHCTGNPSGEARLGGHPKELAVSSPAAMKSILKEMKRLAGEKGLKYDVTLEVTHHGPTELSVPSVYAEIGSTEAQWKDPEAGEVAAKAILAVSLEKVPAALGFGGGHYAMRQTGLLLETEISFGHNFPKYQLEFVDEALIRQAIEKSGAEFAYFDRKSMKSEDRNRISEILEKLELKVLKESEIREKYGIES, encoded by the coding sequence ATGACAGATATGAATCCAGAAAATGAGAGTAACTCAAGAATTACAATCATTTGTTCTGCCCCAGACCTTGCCAGCCAGAACATCAAAACTCATCTTTTGAACCTGAGAGAATGGAAAGACCTCAAACTCCCTCTTGAATCCGGATTTTCGGCAGCCCGAGAATCTGCGGATGGAAGATTCAGACTTGTTGATATAGAGGAGATTCATGTCTTTCAGGACGGACTTGACAGAAAGCTGGAAGCGTCAGGATTTCCAGCCTCTCTGATAATCTTTGCCTCCAAGCACAGGAGCAAAGAAGAGATCAATTCTTTAACCGTACACTGCACGGGAAACCCTTCAGGAGAAGCAAGGCTTGGAGGGCACCCAAAAGAGCTTGCAGTCTCTTCACCTGCCGCAATGAAGTCAATCCTTAAAGAAATGAAGCGGCTTGCCGGAGAAAAAGGGCTTAAATATGACGTTACCCTTGAAGTTACCCACCACGGCCCGACGGAACTCTCAGTTCCATCCGTCTATGCCGAAATCGGCAGTACCGAAGCACAGTGGAAAGACCCTGAAGCCGGAGAGGTTGCCGCAAAAGCTATTCTTGCAGTTTCTCTTGAAAAAGTGCCTGCAGCTCTCGGCTTTGGGGGAGGACACTATGCAATGCGCCAGACAGGACTTTTGCTTGAAACCGAAATCTCTTTTGGTCACAACTTCCCCAAGTACCAGTTAGAATTTGTGGACGAAGCACTGATCAGGCAGGCTATTGAGAAATCCGGTGCTGAGTTTGCTTATTTTGACAGGAAATCAATGAAAAGCGAAGATCGGAACAGGATCTCCGAGATTCTTGAGAAGCTCGAGCTTAAGGTTTTAAAAGAATCGGAGATCAGGGAAAAGTATGGGATCGAGAGTTAA
- a CDS encoding molybdopterin-dependent oxidoreductase, with translation MQIKNRENVYSSICPGCGLTCGLYLREIVSETGETSVSVDFRKSSPVNAGKLCRFGLKLPLYYAGPQTSMVGGKKSGLETAISASIETLRTASAESLAFFSVGNTTNEEQKALSVLASAFGIGVEIGMDIYSSLPAGKHSSLSQSMSLEEVEEAKQVFLFVDPYSQYPLLLRRVLRAKKNGTKIVCIGPRHLPVADEQFCLKPEECGKFLSPSQDSVLIADIHPYSDLEHIKMVLELAEASGAKTFFLRPFVNSAGAELLEALTKRRSLEKIFENIDSGKIKTLFCLESDLLELAPDRETAVRILSKLDTLIVQTSRHGEFSRLADIVIASEHFYHKQGTVLNAEGRLLSTGGDSTLGFGSLSSLAAAFGKQLDFESVQKEIFDGFGLKEAGEFSLRAPEKFVPEPVEVETSCLKCELDQETYSRSFSESCPGCSSASLSVSLVYSLSPFMWHGLENENAFVELNLQTVRKLELVKGGNVKIRSQENTVDAKFRVSNIEDGYLLSSRRIPVEGFRGVEVEISR, from the coding sequence ATGCAGATAAAGAACAGGGAAAATGTATACTCGAGCATATGTCCGGGCTGCGGGCTTACATGCGGACTTTATTTAAGGGAAATTGTTTCCGAAACAGGAGAGACTTCGGTGTCGGTGGACTTCCGAAAAAGCTCTCCTGTAAATGCAGGCAAACTCTGCAGGTTCGGGCTAAAGCTTCCGCTATATTATGCTGGACCTCAAACCTCAATGGTAGGAGGAAAGAAGTCAGGGCTTGAAACTGCTATCTCGGCATCAATCGAGACTCTGAGAACTGCGTCCGCAGAAAGCCTGGCTTTCTTTTCTGTTGGTAATACGACAAATGAAGAACAGAAGGCTCTCTCAGTCCTTGCAAGTGCTTTTGGCATTGGAGTAGAGATCGGGATGGATATTTATTCTTCACTCCCGGCTGGAAAGCACTCTTCACTCAGTCAGAGTATGTCCCTTGAGGAAGTTGAAGAGGCAAAACAGGTCTTTCTCTTTGTTGATCCATACTCTCAGTATCCTCTGCTTCTCAGGAGGGTTCTCAGGGCAAAGAAAAATGGGACAAAGATTGTCTGCATAGGACCAAGGCACCTGCCTGTTGCTGATGAGCAGTTCTGCCTGAAACCGGAAGAATGCGGGAAATTCCTATCTCCCTCCCAGGACTCAGTGCTTATAGCCGATATCCACCCTTACTCGGATCTTGAGCATATAAAAATGGTTCTGGAACTTGCAGAGGCTTCAGGTGCAAAGACCTTCTTCCTCAGACCCTTCGTCAATTCTGCAGGAGCAGAATTGCTTGAAGCGCTCACGAAACGACGCAGTCTGGAAAAGATATTTGAGAATATCGATTCCGGAAAAATAAAAACCCTCTTCTGCCTGGAATCCGACCTTCTCGAACTTGCACCTGATCGGGAGACGGCAGTACGGATCCTTTCGAAGCTGGATACTCTGATAGTCCAGACTTCAAGGCATGGGGAATTTTCCAGGCTTGCTGACATTGTAATTGCATCCGAACATTTTTACCACAAACAGGGTACTGTACTCAATGCTGAAGGGAGGCTGCTTTCAACAGGGGGAGACTCCACTCTTGGTTTCGGTTCTCTTTCTAGCCTTGCAGCGGCTTTTGGAAAACAGCTTGATTTCGAATCGGTCCAGAAAGAGATATTTGATGGCTTCGGACTGAAGGAAGCAGGTGAGTTTTCCCTACGGGCTCCCGAGAAATTTGTTCCCGAGCCAGTTGAGGTTGAAACTTCCTGTCTAAAGTGTGAATTAGATCAGGAAACATATTCCAGATCCTTTTCAGAGTCCTGTCCAGGGTGTTCTTCAGCCTCGCTCTCAGTTTCGCTCGTTTATTCTCTGTCCCCTTTCATGTGGCACGGGCTTGAAAATGAGAACGCCTTTGTCGAACTGAACCTCCAAACAGTTAGGAAACTTGAGCTTGTGAAGGGAGGCAATGTAAAAATCAGGTCTCAGGAAAATACAGTTGATGCGAAGTTCAGGGTATCGAACATTGAAGATGGTTACTTGCTTTCTTCCAGGAGAATCCCGGTTGAAGGCTTTCGAGGGGTTGAGGTGGAGATTTCCAGATAA